Genomic window (Opitutus sp. ER46):
TCGGTATTCTCATCGTATCTCTCGCCTTTCCGGGTTCGCCAGAGCTCATCCCGCCGCCGCCTTGATCGAGGCCCGAAATGCTATGCGGTTCGGCCATGAGCACGCTGCAGGAGATCGAAGCCGCCGCCCTCCGGCTTTCGGAAAAGGATCGGTTGCAGCTTGCCGACCGGATTCTCGGAAGCCTCCCACCACCGCCTGATGCAGCGGAACCCGAAGAGATCCTGGCCCAGGCCGTGCGTCGAGATACTGAACTGGAGAGCGGCAAGACCGCTCCTCTGACAGAACAGCCCTTCTGGGCAGGCGTGCGTCGGCATAGCGCGGGATCCCCCGCTCTTCCGAGTCCTCAGTGACTCTGTGGTTCAATCCATCCTCGGTTCGCCGGGCCGGCGGAAGATTCTCCGCCGCAGCGGAAAATTGGGGCGGCCAACGGGATTTGAACCCGCGACCCCAAGATCCACAATCTTGTGCTCTAACCAACTGAGCTATGGCCGCCGTAAAGTAAGGAGCGCGGAATGTCGCGAGCGGCTCCAGACCTGTCAAGGCTTCCGTTCTTGGCGGACTGAACGTCTGCCAAGAAGGGGTTTTGCGACTGCCGCAGTCCGCCGTCCGCTTCGCTCAAATATCTAACGTTAAGGCTTTTGCGCGTATGTCCGTCGCGCTGAATCCTGACCTCGCGCCTCGGCGCTGACTCTCCGCGCACGCCGACTGCGCTCACGTCTTCCCTCGCCTTCTTCCCCCGGCCGCGCCCCGCCGGTCCCTCCTCCGTTCCGCCCAACCGCCGTTCCTGCCTGCCCCCGATGGCAGCGCCACCCCACGCGACCTACCTTGCCGCTGCCTGCTCTTCGACTGCCCTCCGCCGAGTCTCCCCTCGGCGGAGCCTTTTCCTCCCCACCCCACCCCGCCCCGCGCCGCACGTCCAGCCGCCGCTGACGCACTCGTCTCGCGCAACCACCCCCCGTTTTCGCGCCCCTTCGCAT
Coding sequences:
- a CDS encoding addiction module protein — translated: MSTLQEIEAAALRLSEKDRLQLADRILGSLPPPPDAAEPEEILAQAVRRDTELESGKTAPLTEQPFWAGVRRHSAGSPALPSPQ